The nucleotide sequence ATGCGCCAGCAAGATTCTGGTACCAAATGGGACCTCCCAAAATATTGACCCCTCCCGCCAGCGCTTCCGTGCAGTCGCCCACCAGGATGGCTTGACATGCATGATGCAGGGCTACCGCGGCTGCAGAACAGGCAGTATCGATGGTGAGGGAGGGGCCTGTCCACCCAAAGTAATGGCTGACCTTCCCAGCCACGAAGCTTTTCAGAGCCCCAGTGGCGGAATAGGCATTTGCGGGGTGACATGCCACGTTATTCTCATAATCGACATTGCTCACACCGATGTAACATCCCACCTCAGGATTAGGGTGACCGGAGAAGTATCCTGAGTGGGCCACTGCCTGGTATGCGGTCTGCAGCATCAATCGCTGCTGCGGGTCCATGGCTGCGGCTTCCCGGGGACTCTTCTTGAAGAACTTATGATCGAAGCTATCATAGTCTTGAATGAAATTCCCGTACCATTTTCGCTTGGGATCTGCCTCCCGATAACTGGTTTCGAATGTCATTCGCTCCTCGGGTACTTCTTGATGCTGTGAATCTCCCTCGCATAGCAGGCTCCAGAATTCCTCCAAGTCATTTGCTCCAGGAagcttacaggccatcccgATCACCGCAATATCCGAATCAGAGACTTCTCGAGTCTCTGAATGACGGCGACGATGCTTCGACGATTGGAGATCGGCGAGGTGGACTACTCGCGATCCTAATTTTGAAACCAAGGACGGCGGCAGGCAGCGTTCCCAGCTTAAGGATATGATCTCAAAATCAGAGCCGGCCAAATCTGAATTCAGGCTCGACACAGCCTGATACCAACGACACTGATGCAGCAGGATCGACTCGAGGGCGATGTGATGTAGCCTTCCCTGGGTAATGTACCCCGGATCAGTATTCGACCGGGTGAGTAACACGAGCTGCGAGGCGTCTGGAAACTGGAAGGCTGGGTTGGAGTCACAGAAGCAATGGGCAGCATCGACATGAGTGGCATGGTGGTCACGACTGTGGAACCGCCCACGCAGCCCGAGATCGGTCACGGCGACATCGATACTCTTCAGCTTCTGTACCAATCCCGCAGCGCAGTTTCGTGAGGTAATGAGAGTCGCTCTTTTCTCGTCGGATAGGACCGAAATATGGGTACTCTGAAGATAGCCCTAGTCGTCAGCATCAAACCCCCCAGTCGAGCTGCGCCCTGGATTTTACGGGGGTTTCTTACCTGAGGATACTCCAGCAACAGTTCGTCAATTTTCTGGGATGTTTGGGGGTTGTTCCAGAGGATGGAATAAGATACAGATTCCCCAAGGCTATCGGGGGCCTCAAGGGCACCAACTATACCACCAATGAGCATCGCCAGTCGGATCGCCACCCCTGCGTATTTCTCGAATTGTTCTGGTGTTGCTGAGCTGGCCACCGCAAACGCGGTCAAGAGACCGGTGCAAAAGCCCAATGTTTCTTCCGTCTTTGCTGCTGGGCGTGAGGCTAGCTGTGTATTATTATCCCGATACTCAAGATACTGCACTAGCTGGGTCACGACCACCATCGGTGCTAGAATGGTAGTGGGGAGGGGGAAGGGCAACTGCGGTGGTTTGCTGGTGGTCAGATCTTCATGCCAGGCACGAAGCAACTCAGCGCCTGGCAAAGCCTGCAGGTGAGGGAAGGCGCGGGAGATGCTCTGCCACCATCTCGGTAGCTCAGCGATAGTCTTCACGATGACCTGGCCATACTGGGCGTTACCCTGTATTGTTGATCGTAGGTGCGTGTACTGTTCAAGATTGAAAGAAAGCAAGTTAGGCCCGAACAAGAGGACCCTTGTACCTGACATTGGGACGGGATTCCAAGCCAGAAATTGTTTCTGTGTGCCAAATATGATGCGTAAGGTAAAACTCGAGAGACAGTTGGTGTATGCTTAGGGACATCTATGCAAGAGAAGGAAGCTGTAGTTTATTTATATCTCTCATACAATGGACCACGGACTCCGAGAAATACAGAATGGGGCTTATGTCTATGAATAGAgggtgaaaaaaaaaaaaaaaaacaatcaCTTGGTTGGATGGCTCTCCCACGGGGgatcttctttctctctgaCTCAAAGCTACAGATTCTGCATGATTGTAGAGTCAATGCCCTCCAGGATGGTAGTGAGCTCTGTCCAGAGCTTCTGCTGTGCCGTCTTTCCCTCTGGGCTGCGCACAAAGCCGGACAAGGCGCCATCATCGACTTTGCCATCGGTCATGTACTTGGCGTGGCTCTCAGCGCCGGCAGATGCTCCGGCCAACAACGTTCGGCTTCCCACCTCCGTGGAGCGAGCAACCAGCTGTTTGAACACCCAGAAGCCCCAGCCAAATTCCCGAGCGAGACCTGAATGACACAGGCCTGGATTGACCATGTTCACCACGACCTGCGGCTCGGCATCCGACGTCCGGTCCGCCATCTCCCGAAGGATCAGAATCTCCATCAGTTTGGAGCTGGCGTATCGGTTGCCCATGTCCGCCGTCGACCAGTCATCGAGCCTTTCGAACGTGTTTGCCGCCTTGTACTCGGGAAACGGGGTCCACGCATGAGTCTCACTGACCACAAATGTCAGCCGCGGACAGGGAGCGTCCGGGTGCTTCGTGGCAGACTCTCGTAACTTGGGGAGCAGCAGCAAGGCAAGAAGGATGGTGCTTGTTACGTTCACAGTGATGGTCCGTTCATGGCCCTCGGCCAGGCTGAAGGTGGTGGTCGCAAGAGCAGCATTCGAGACTAGGACGTCGAGCCGAGGTAACTGGGCAGCAGCTTTGCGAGCGAATGCTTGGACAGAGGCATAGGAGGCGAGGTCTAACTCCCAGACCTCACACACTCCGGCTCTGTCAGTTGATAATTCCAGTTTTCGCTTTGCCTCCTCCCCTGCGACCACATTTCTGACGGCTAGGATCACCGTCGCCGCCTGGAGTCGGATAAAGTGCCGAGCAGCTTCGAAGCCCAGGCCGACATTGGCTCCTGTCACGATTACAGTCTGGCCCAGAAACGACTGCGTTGGGTAGCTCGGTGTGACGAGGAACTGGGAGTAGTAAAAGCCCATCGTGGAATAGAGACGATTTGATTTGATTGATAGACAGGAAGGGAAGGAAGAGCTGATTGTAGTAGTAGTGTTGTTTCTACCAATGACACAAAATATTTTCTCTCTTTATACTACTATTCTTGATCTAATCTGTCGAGCTGAGAGTGGCTGTCGGGGCTCGGAATCCGAGGTCAATTTAATTCCAATATTTTTCAAGGAATACAGGAATACAGTCCAGAATACTCGTTGCCATCACCATTCGTGCAATGATTCTCTCCCCCATCTAATCAATCCTCACTCCCCTTGTTCCTCagcctcatcatcatcatcaggcCTAGCTACAGCATTCAGCAGAAACGAAACCAGTAATCCAACCTGTATACCAAAGCCGGCCGCCCCTAGCCAAAATCCTAGAGCCCCATTCCACGCGACTGCCCCCTGGTGTACGCAATGGACCCCCAAAGCGGGATAAAGGGTCAAAGTGAGTCCTGAAGTCGTATAGGCCAGCCAGTGGGGAAATAACGGCTTGGAGCGGGCGTCGGATAGAATGGCCCAGGATATAGCCAGATCCTGCGCCACGAAGGGGGGGAACAACAACGAGAAGCAGAACCAGGATAGGTCACTCAGAAGCTGCGTGAGCACTGGGTCCCTCTCCAGGCGGTAGACCGTGGCCGCAAAGAAGATGGCCGGCAGCATCATTGACACACCCCCGAGCGAGCCGCCCGCCATTTGGGCCCACAGGAGCGTCGGATTGAGGTTGGGGATTCGGGCCAGTTGGCGGTTGACTCCTGCGCAGAAGATGGGCCAGAAGATACCGCTCAGAAGCATAATCGTCGCGCCGGCTTTCATCCCGGCCTCGTTTTGTCGGTAATGATTGGCGGTGTCTTCCGGGGAGAGAGAGGGGCTGATCGGGGGCAGCATGAGGCTGGCTGGTAAGAAGAGAACAAAGCAGAGCTGGGCCATGGGACCACAGAAGATGGAAAAGCGATTAATGGTCCTTTCGGAAGCCCGATGTTTCATGTTGATAATCATCATGATGGGAGTCTGCTTTCTCTTCCCCCACAGGGATCTAAAAATAAGGAAAGTGGAGGTTCGATgtcagaaaggaaagaaagaaaaaaccAAGTTGAAAAAGGGGGTGAACATCAGGCCTGGTATATAGCCTGAATGGTAGGTGAACCGCTGCCTCGTCCGTCATGACCCCCCCATGCCATTTGCTCGGGGTTCGGTTTCCGGATGAATTTCTGTTTTACTCGGGGACCTAGGGGCGAGAAGAGGTCGATTGAGGCCAAGAAACTAACTACCAAAGTCATCAGTGGGCAAGATAGGAACGAGAGTAGAAGCAAAAGGATGAGGATCCCAATTAGTCAACAGAAAAACATAATTTCATTAGGAAACATTTCTAGTACAATCTAAGCCTTTCTTTCTAGTCTTGGCAGGATAATTTGCACCCCTTAGCTATATTTTGTAGATTGCTTTTCAAACGGGCTCTCTGTTGGGGTCTATGTCCGGTAAGCAAAAGTCGAGATCCACGTCTGGAACTGGATTCACTTGTTCTGGGAGCAGTACTCTCGCTCCAAGGTCCCCCTGCAGATTATGGTAGTAGTTTCCCGGGTTGGACAACGTACTTTGTTGCCGCCAGAAACTGTCTCGCAGAGCATCCGGGACCTGCATCCATGCCAGCTGTTGGAGCGCATCGTGTACCGGCACGGTTCCTCCTGGCTGAAGGTCCCGCATGTTAGGGAACTGCGAGAGGGAAGTCGCTGTTGTCATCGTTGCATCCGTCGCAGCATTGGCTCCAACGTGGGACGGCAGAAGAAGCTGGTGTGGGAGAATTCCATCTGGAGCACTATAAAGAGTAGTGCTGGGTTCCCAGGGGTACGCACTCAATTCAGGTGTAGGCGGCCCTTGCGTGCTTGCAATGCTGCTATGGCTCGACGAATCTTGGCCGCTGTTGGGGAAGAGGATCTCGGTGTCGTGATCTAAGGGGCACCGCTGGCGGACGGCGTCGAGCACAAGCCGGAACACGCGACCCATCTTGTGGATATGATTGTTGGCAGGTCTCCTGGCACCCAAAtcagagaagaggagagaaacTCTGTGCAAAAGCTCGAGATCTGTGTCGCGGGAGAGTGCACGCATGTTGGCCAGTCCGGTGGCCAACAGAAAGAAGACCGCGATGGGAAATTGCTCCACTAGCTGGGTGGCAAGAAACGGAAGATCAGTGAACTTTGTCAAGCCCATCTGCGAATAGAGCGTGGCACTGCTGTCGTTGGATTCGGCGCCGACGACGGGATATGTATCAGTAGGAGCCAACTTCTCAGCAGTGCATGGAGTGCAGGCTGCGCAAACCAGGAGCAGGATTCCGCACGCCACCCTAGCGTCCACAATAGCATCTGCGAGGTATTTTGAGCTAAAACAGTGGGAGAGGACGGCAATGCGGGTTGCCAAGAAGCCCTGGAGGAGATCCACGGAGGTGAAATCACCAAGAACAGCGGCGGTGAAGATGTGGTGGTCTATAGCCCACTGTTCCAAACGCTCAAGGCTCTGCGGCACCAACCGCTGGAGCTCTGACTTGGATGAATTCTTCTCATAAAGAGCTTGGAGAAAGGTATCCTGGATCAGTGTCAGTTGGATGCGAGGGTCGGCTTTCGCAGCCTCCGTCAGTTCACACCGAGGGACACAGTCCAGCGAATGGAGCCAGCAGGTTGAGCCTCTCGTCAGGCCAAATCCAATGTCCTGCATGTAAAGACAGCGGAACAGCTGGACTCGCTCCTGAACATCTTCGGCGGAGAGGCCCACTTGCTCGCGACTGGGGAGTCGATGGAGGCCCATCGTCCTTGCTAGCATACAAACCAGCGCATGGATGGTTTCGGCCAGATGCAATGGATAGTACTGTTGGGCGAGATTCCCCTGTACCTCTTCGAGTTAGTACCCTGAATCTAATTGATAAATAGAAAATAGGATTTCCTTACCAGCAGGGTCAAGGTCTGCACGTTTATCAATTGAGGAGCCATCAATATTCCAGGATCCGCCACCGCAGCATGCACAGCAAGTAGGCCCGAGGGACCTGGACAGAGCTCCTGCGACATCACCGTTGCTTCCGGGCCGAGCACCAGGAGGGTGAGCGCATGAAGACAAATGGTCCAAGCCTCGTCGCCGGCCATCAGAGGCCGTGCATAGAGCTCTTCGACTTTCGTCCGGAATCGCGATGGGACAAAGATATTGGTGGCATAGTGGCAGTGCTGAAAGAACTGTGACTGGACGACCATAAACAGCTGCTTTGGTGGTAGTTGCATAGCCGTCATCTGGGTTAGTCTTGCGGCTGACATGGACTCTTCACTCCCCGCTTCTGAGCacaggaggttgaggtgtTGCTCCATGCCTTCTTGCACGGGATGGTTGGTCGTATCCCCATTTGACTCGAGAAGGGTCCGTCGGAAACGATCACAGAGGGCCAACAGTGTTCCCGGTCCATCATACCGATCATTGTGATAGAGATGGGTGGGAGTGATGAAATCATGGGAACTGTCCCCCTCCGCCTTGTCATCTTCAGTCTGCTTGGGATGCCTCACCGTGCATGGGACATCTCCCGCCAGCGCATTCCCTGGAGATGCCTGTGGATATGAATTtgaatgcgaatttgaatgGTGATGCGACTTGGCCGTCGAAAGGATATGAGCCATCCCGTGTTCAATGACGCTCAACTGGTTCTGCATTTGCGAGACGCTATTGCATCTGCTGTAGGTTAGTTCCCCCGGCCCGTTGCATTCATTCTCCGATGTTCGATGAGACTGGACATACAATACCTTGACGTGGTTGACCCGTTTCCCTGGGgtggagtagtcgcattcCACCCCATCTCGCTCACAATTGGCGCATCCATTCTTTTCACGTCCACAGCGGATTTTGCGCTCTCGACAGCGGGCACATGCTGCATCAGAGGTGGCCATGGTGGGCGTCTTTCCCATCTGGTTTCcccctttttctcttctctgtttGATGCGGAGTTTATTCTGCGAAAAACGACGATTATAATGCATAGAACACTGGAGCCTCAGGCCTTTTAAGATCGCCATTGCAGACATATATCAACACGAGCGAGGCTGAGCTGTCCGCTCTGCCTCCCAGTCCTGCAGGTAACTAACCCGTGTCGGCACCCCTGCTTATCGACCAGTTGGTGGCCTTAGTCTGGGATACGAGTCCTCGTTGGCTGCTGATGCCTGCGAAGCAGGGATCCGAATCCGTTTTGAGTCAGCCTTGCTACTTAGTCAAGTGGGGATCATCATTTCGAATGGAAGCTTCGGATCTTTCGCGGAAGACCGTTTATCTTAGTAAATAACTAATTCATTACAAGTCAAGCTGTCCTTCCTTTCTTCCATATTGACCGACGCACCCCGTACTGCATGGGAAGCAGAACGGCaatatcaatatcaaacCCTCGATGGTTCCACTCCATGGGTAACCCGAATCCGCCTTCAATCGGCTCGCCTCCGCCCGCGCGGCCCTAGCAGTCCATCTCCTCCCGGTCCCTCATTGGAACAGGCACAAACCGCTTCCAACGCCCAAACCCGATTCGGGACGGTGAGGGCGGAACCCGCAACCTTGGAAGCTTCCCAGGCGGGGGCTCCCAGCGGTTAGGCAAGGCCACCAGCCCCTGCGCGAGGGACCGGGCGCTTTCTGCTGAATTAATTATAAATTATACGGAGTATGGCACCTGGCACCATCTTCCAACCAAAAGCAGCCCCCCAAAATTTTACTTCTGGATTGCATTTGGGATCTTGGGGCTGACCTCATGCTTGCAGCTGGTGGCCCTGTTATATCAAAACAGGCTGTTTGGAGGCTACAGTGCTCCTAGGGCTCTTGTATAATTCACCTTCAGAAAATTAAAGAAGAATGGCATTACAATAGCAGCAGCACAGATCCACCTTCTCTTGCCTCAGCCAGTGCAGGTTGAAGCTGGGCAGTATATCAATCTCTGGATACCTTTGGTTGGTCTCTGGTCATGAACACAGACACACCCATGCGTTGAACCTGCATTGATGGGCTTTGTCTTGTGGGTCTGCCGCAGGAGACGGGTATGCTTATGTTTGAGTGGGTATTCTTTTGATTGGAAAACAAAGAGATATAAAAAAAAGGGCCAACAAGTTCGTGTCTCTGGTTCCAGCACCGGGGCTTCTCATCCCAGCCTAGCCTGGTGGAGCGCAGCGTCAAATAGATTACTAGATTTGAGCGATGGATTAGCGGACTATCGGCAAAGTCCGAGCCTGACCGAAAGCGTCTGTGCTAGTATTAATCGTTATCTATGTATGTACTTTGTATAATTTGTCGTTTCACTGATCACAAATTTGTagctgcggcaccagcgctACAGGAGGATAACCCCTCCCTTGAAGCTCTTGATTACTCGAAGGCGGTGCGTTAAGTCACGCCTAGTCCTAATAACTATCTAAAAAGCAAAAGATTCCCGAATGCTGATGAAGATAATACAATTTTCCTTTCCTAACATTACGCCACTTTGAACTAAACCTACAGTCAAAAAGACGATTTCGCCTGTAATGGATGGATCAAACAAAAATCCATACCAGCAGCCAGCAGATGCGGTTTGGTTCGGTCAGTGCAGTTATATAGTATATATTAGAAAGGCATCATACAATTTCTAACTCCCAGCATAGTCACCGGATGCTCCTCAGGCATTGGCCAATCTCTGGCCCAGCTCATCGCCAAATATCCCAACCGTATCGTGGCGACTGCACGCAATCCGGCCACTCTGTCCGCCATCCCAGATGGTGCCAATATCCTGAAATTGGCATTGGATGTCACCTCAGTTTCATCAATTGAGGCTGCACTGAGCCAGACCCTGACTAAGTTCGGTCGCATTGACATCCTCGTCAACAACGCTGGCTACACTCTGGTGAGATACTGAAGCAGCAGAGGACAGGGAGTCGCACGCGCTTTTCGAAACAAACTTTTGGGGAATGGTGAATATAACCAAGCGTGTCCTCGGAATTATGAGGGACCAGAACCCCAAAGGGGGCGGGCAACAAGGGGGTGTGGTTTTCAACATTAGTTCCATGGGTGGTTTTATCGGCCTCCCTGGTAGCGCGTTCTACCATGCTAGCAAGTTTGCTATGGAGGGATGGACGGAAGCCATTGCAAAGGAATTGCCCACTGAGTGGAATAGTATGTTGAGCCCCTTGAGTCCTGTTTGTTTCCATCCGGCTAGTTTGCTAATACAACAACTACTAATGTAGTCCACCTATGTAATATTGAACCCGGTGGCGTCAGAACAAACTACGCAACCACATCCCTGAAAACTATGACCAGGGGTAGACACCCGGCCTATGCGGACCCAAAGTATCCCACCAATGCTTTACTGGGCTATATGAGCAAGGAGGAAAACCGTCGCTCATGGGCAGAGCCAGACGCAATTGCAACCGCTATCTATTTGCTTGTTAGCCGCGGGCAGCGGATTCCTATTCGCGTGCCCTTAGGAGCTGATGCCTATGGCATGATTACTATGGATCTCGAGGGAATAAAAAGGAACTTGGATGAGTTTAAAAATATCAGTCTCAGCGTGGGAGAGGCAAAGCAGCTGGATTCCATTAGCTTTCTACAGAAAGCCTAGGGGAAGGGCGCGTGATAGGAAGATAgattccttttctcttttcccccCAGATTTGATATCATTATTTACTGGTCTAAGCTTGTGAAATAATTCCCTTTAGTTAACCATTCCCCCTTCTTTACAGAGTAGTATATGACTAGACCTGGAAAACAACTCTGTCAGCATGAATCAAATTTTTGAATTCCGCTACCACGAAGAGCCGGATCAGCTTAGAATTTGTTCAATTACACCTAACTTCGCTAGCTACCAGAACATACCAAATTTATTGGGATTTCCAGTCGCGATGGTGGGATGTGAACAAACCACTCCTCGGGCAACGGTAACGGCGGCTCCAGAAGACCGCGTAACCTCCTTGCCAACAGGGACAAACTAAGAACTGGCGTCCAAAGGATACGCTAGTATATGAACTATCAAACAAATCGTCTGGTACAACGAGCTATTCGGTTTCTTCCGAGAGGTGGAGAACTTCGCAAAAGACCTCTACCATATACGCTCGATACGTAGttactttcgaccctgaaTAAGCCATAATTCCACCTctactactccgtagttAATAGGTCTATGCTGAAAGCTTAGCCTACACGTCAAGGCGTAAAACGAGGACCTGTGAATTCCCTCGCAGTCTCCGATAGCGGTTGCGGGGCAGGGCCTCCACAAGCACAGCGCCTAGGGCAGGGCGGTGATTCGCTGAATCACTATACTGGGAACAGGCCGGAACCCCCGGAAAGACGGGAGATGGCCCGACCACAGGGATAAGGACTTACGCCAATCCCTACTAACTGCAGGATCGTGGGCGTGGCAGTGTAAACATACAGATAACTAGAACCGTGGCGCAGTGGGTTTTAGCGTCAAAGTATAAGACAATATCCTACGTCCATTCATGCTGTTCCTGTAATGCCTGACCAAGTCAGCATCTACATCTGAAGTGTCCCCACCTTCCGGGCCGTTCCAGACCGATCACCAACTACGAAACTGCTATTAGCCATCAAATATAACTATAGAGATCATTGCGAAGTAGGCTGACCGTGGGATGGGAATTCGGGATACTCAGAGGGGTCTTATCTAGCTAGACCTGGAGCCGGATTTCTGGCCCATGGCGCGGCCCACGAGGCCCATGGACGGGCCGAGGGTCAGGTCGACAAAATGTCTATTTGGCTCTCAAGTTGCATAGAACTAATACATAACTTACTAAATTAGCTTGATAAAATACTATCGTTTTGCATACCATCTCTTAACTATGTTGTTAATACCAAACTTTACTATTTAGGTTGATCTGAAAGTCCATAAGCCATTTAAACCGACCCATGCCTTAGCACCAGACTTCCTGCCAGAAATCAACGACAAAATCACCACCTTCCCGCAAAACCTCATAAAATATCTCATTTTCGCCAATTTTCCCAAGAATGGAAACAACATAAATTACAGCGAGCGTCCTCAAAGGACCTCTGCCTCGGGCACGACAGCGTGTATTGGCGTATATAAACCGAACAAATTCAAAAACTGCCATTGCCATGGAATAGCTTGAATTGCTTCAGTGTCCGTTCAAGGTCACTGAGTTGGTCTGAACTTCAACACCCGTGGCACGCTTCTGCTCATCGAAGATGATCCGCTTAGCCAGGGTCTGTGGATAGATCTTGATGTTGGAGTTCCGTGAGGCGAGTTGCAAGAATGGAGTTTCGGAGGAGCTGCGAGTAGCAGTCTCAGGATCAATCGCAGCGGTGATAGTGGCATAGCCTAGGAGCGTTCCGCTGTTCAATAACAACGCGCATCTATTTCCAGAAACCAACTGTACTCGGTCAGCAACTCATCCCACACTCGGTATTTACGCAGACCTGTCCATGGCATGTGTGCGAAACATTACGGAGTACGCCTGTAAACACAGGGATCTTTCTGTAATAGGAAAATCTTGAGGGGAAGACGCTATCCTGActcgaaaaaaaaagtacatGCATACCGGAGTCAATCAACGCTATGGGTCCGGGTACTTGTCAATGCGACATGTGCTCGTTATTTGCCAATCGGACTGACCGACAGGCTTTGTCCATTGCGAATTACGCGGGTTCGATACtccatacggagtacaaacGAAGGAGAGGACTCCTGTAGATAAGTTACGCGGGTCCCAGACTCCGTCACTTAAATACCAACGAACAGCCACGGTTCACCAACACTGCTTACGCAGTCCGCTTCCCAAAGAGTCACGCACTATTTTCCTAGCTCGAATTCAACCGCATCATGTCCCGCATCTGGCTCATCACCGGCGCCTCCTCGGGATTTGGCCTCGAGTTGGCCCGCGCTGCTGCCCGCCAAGGTGATCGTGTTCTGGCTGCCTCACGAACCCCCGAGAAGCTCAATGCACTGGTCTCGTCAGACAAGGTGAAGCCAGTCTACCTCGACCACAACCAGCCGCTCTCTCAAATCCAGTCCGCTGTCAGGGACATACTTGCCGTCCATGGCACGGTCGACATCGTCGTCAACAATGCTGCATACGTCCAGACCGGTATGCTCGAGGAGGTCTCCCCGGAAGACACTTTACGCCAGTTCCAGGCCAACACCCTCGGTCCCCTGAACCTCTACCGTGCGCTGCTCCCTCATCTCCGTGATAAAGGCTCGGGTACTTTGGTCACGATTGGCTCCATGGCTGCCTGGTACCCCATGTCTGGTTGCAACCTGTACAATGCCTCCAAGGCGGCCTTGCGCTGGTTAGCCATTGGATTAGCTGGGGAGGTGTCTCAGTTTGGCATCAACACTGCTTGGTGGAACCGGGCTTTTTTCGAACCGAATTGTTGAACCCATCCGCCAATATCTCCGGTACGAGCCAGAGCAGCCGCCTCACGGCATACAGCCAACTCAACAGTACCACCGATGCCAACTTTGCTGCGTTCCATGGTGCTCAGCTCGGTGACCCGGTCAAGGGAGCTCAGATCATCTATGATGTGGTCACGTCCTCCGGAGCTGCAGCGGGGAGGAAGTTGCCGGAGTTGCTTCCTCTGGGAAGTGATGCCAGCGAGGAGAT is from Aspergillus chevalieri M1 DNA, chromosome 8, nearly complete sequence and encodes:
- a CDS encoding putative secondary metabolism biosynthetic enzyme (COG:Q;~EggNog:ENOG410PPZE;~InterPro:IPR036291,IPR002347;~SMCOG1001:short-chain dehydrogenase/reductase SDR;~antiSMASH:Cluster_8.1;~go_process: GO:0055114 - oxidation-reduction process [Evidence IEA]), producing the protein MDGSNKNPYQQPADAVWFVTGCSSGIGQSLAQLIAKYPNRIVATARNPATLSAIPDGANILKLALDVTSVSSIEAALSQTLTKFGRIDILVNNAGYTLVRY
- a CDS encoding uncharacterized protein (COG:S;~EggNog:ENOG410Q2T8;~TransMembrane:5 (n28-40c49/50o65-85i97-120o140-164i176-195o207-229i);~antiSMASH:Cluster_8.1), which produces MMIINMKHRASERTINRFSIFCGPMAQLCFVLFLPASLMLPPISPSLSPEDTANHYRQNEAGMKAGATIMLLSGIFWPIFCAGVNRQLARIPNLNPTLLWAQMAGGSLGGVSMMLPAIFFAATVYRLERDPVLTQLLSDLSWFCFSLLFPPFVAQDLAISWAILSDARSKPLFPHWLAYTTSGLTLTLYPALGVHCVHQGAVAWNGALGFWLGAAGFGIQVGLLVSFLLNAVARPDDDDEAEEQGE
- a CDS encoding uncharacterized protein (COG:Q;~EggNog:ENOG410PPZE;~InterPro:IPR036291,IPR002347;~SMCOG1001:short-chain dehydrogenase/reductase SDR;~antiSMASH:Cluster_8.1;~go_process: GO:0055114 - oxidation-reduction process [Evidence IEA]); the encoded protein is MRDQNPKGGGQQGGVVFNISSMGGFIGLPGSAFYHASKFAMEGWTEAIAKELPTEWNIHLCNIEPGGVRTNYATTSLKTMTRGRHPAYADPKYPTNALLGYMSKEENRRSWAEPDAIATAIYLLVSRGQRIPIRVPLGADAYGMITMDLEGIKRNLDEFKNISLSVGEAKQLDSISFLQKA
- a CDS encoding putative secondary metabolism biosynthetic enzyme (COG:Q;~EggNog:ENOG410PNK2;~InterPro:IPR036291,IPR002347;~PFAM:PF08659,PF00106,PF13561;~SMCOG1001:short-chain dehydrogenase/reductase SDR;~antiSMASH:Cluster_8.1;~go_process: GO:0055114 - oxidation-reduction process [Evidence IEA]); its protein translation is MGFYYSQFLVTPSYPTQSFLGQTVIVTGANVGLGFEAARHFIRLQAATVILAVRNVVAGEEAKRKLELSTDRAGVCEVWELDLASYASVQAFARKAAAQLPRLDVLVSNAALATTTFSLAEGHERTITVNVTSTILLALLLLPKLRESATKHPDAPCPRLTFVVSETHAWTPFPEYKAANTFERLDDWSTADMGNRYASSKLMEILILREMADRTSDAEPQVVVNMVNPGLCHSGLAREFGWGFWVFKQLVARSTEVGSRTLLAGASAGAESHAKYMTDGKVDDGALSGFVRSPEGKTAQQKLWTELTTILEGIDSTIMQNL
- a CDS encoding uncharacterized protein (COG:S;~EggNog:ENOG410PJV1;~InterPro:IPR036864,IPR001138;~PFAM:PF00172;~antiSMASH:Cluster_8.1;~go_function: GO:0000981 - DNA-binding transcription factor activity, RNA polymerase II-specific [Evidence IEA];~go_function: GO:0008270 - zinc ion binding [Evidence IEA];~go_process: GO:0006355 - regulation of transcription, DNA-templated [Evidence IEA]); the encoded protein is MATSDAACARCRERKIRCGREKNGCANCERDGVECDYSTPGKRVNHVKVLCNSVSQMQNQLSVIEHGMAHILSTAKSHHHSNSHSNSYPQASPGNALAGDVPCTVRHPKQTEDDKAEGDSSHDFITPTHLYHNDRYDGPGTLLALCDRFRRTLLESNGDTTNHPVQEGMEQHLNLLCSEAGSEESMSAARLTQMTAMQLPPKQLFMVVQSQFFQHCHYATNIFVPSRFRTKVEELYARPLMAGDEAWTICLHALTLLVLGPEATVMSQELCPGPSGLLAVHAAVADPGILMAPQLINVQTLTLLGNLAQQYYPLHLAETIHALVCMLARTMGLHRLPSREQVGLSAEDVQERVQLFRCLYMQDIGFGLTRGSTCWLHSLDCVPRCELTEAAKADPRIQLTLIQDTFLQALYEKNSSKSELQRLVPQSLERLEQWAIDHHIFTAAVLGDFTSVDLLQGFLATRIAVLSHCFSSKYLADAIVDARVACGILLLVCAACTPCTAEKLAPTDTYPVVGAESNDSSATLYSQMGLTKFTDLPFLATQLVEQFPIAVFFLLATGLANMRALSRDTDLELLHRVSLLFSDLGARRPANNHIHKMGRVFRLVLDAVRQRCPLDHDTEILFPNSGQDSSSHSSIASTQGPPTPELSAYPWEPSTTLYSAPDGILPHQLLLPSHVGANAATDATMTTATSLSQFPNMRDLQPGGTVPVHDALQQLAWMQVPDALRDSFWRQQSTLSNPGNYYHNLQGDLGARVLLPEQVNPVPDVDLDFCLPDIDPNREPV